The following proteins come from a genomic window of Bradyrhizobium paxllaeri:
- a CDS encoding DUF2855 family protein: MHATDFVVARNDLQQCKVIETQLPDAAALPDEALLVRVTRFAFTANNITYAVMGDHLKYWQLFPAPGGFGNVPVWGLGEVIASKHPGIAAGETLFGYFPMATHLVIEAADVSKIWLRDAAAHRQGVAPVYNAYRRVSGDPPFVGKQGDYQALLRPLFMLSFLVDDFLAENEFYGAKGVMLSSASSKTAYGLAHLLHARGNGIKVIGLTSAGNTSFVKSLGCYDEVVTYDSITSLPTNSAVAYVDMAGNTPLRAALHQHFGEQMKYSGIIGLTHRKSSPDDAAQVLPGAKPQFFFAPDQIRKRAKEWGPGGVDMRFGAAWSGFVPRLDQWVKVIEHRGPAAVQRAYLDTLNGRVPPDQGLILSLLE; this comes from the coding sequence ATGCACGCCACCGACTTCGTCGTCGCCCGCAACGATCTGCAGCAATGCAAGGTGATCGAAACGCAACTGCCAGATGCGGCCGCGCTGCCTGACGAGGCGCTGCTGGTGAGGGTGACGCGCTTTGCCTTCACCGCCAATAATATCACCTATGCCGTGATGGGCGATCATCTCAAATATTGGCAATTGTTTCCGGCGCCCGGAGGATTCGGCAACGTTCCGGTGTGGGGGCTCGGCGAAGTGATCGCTTCAAAGCATCCGGGCATTGCCGCAGGCGAGACACTGTTCGGCTATTTCCCAATGGCGACGCATCTCGTCATCGAGGCCGCCGATGTCTCCAAGATTTGGCTACGCGACGCCGCCGCGCACCGGCAAGGGGTGGCGCCGGTCTATAATGCCTATAGGCGTGTCAGCGGCGATCCGCCGTTTGTTGGCAAGCAGGGCGACTATCAGGCGCTGCTGCGGCCGCTGTTCATGCTGTCCTTCCTGGTCGATGACTTTCTCGCCGAAAATGAATTCTACGGCGCCAAAGGCGTGATGCTGTCCTCGGCTTCCAGCAAGACCGCCTACGGGCTTGCGCATCTGCTGCATGCGAGGGGAAACGGCATCAAGGTGATCGGCCTGACCTCGGCGGGCAATACGTCCTTCGTCAAATCGCTCGGCTGCTACGACGAGGTCGTAACCTACGACAGCATAACCTCGCTGCCGACGAATTCCGCGGTCGCCTATGTCGACATGGCCGGCAACACGCCGTTGCGCGCGGCGCTGCACCAGCACTTCGGCGAGCAGATGAAATACAGCGGCATCATTGGCCTCACGCATCGCAAGTCATCGCCCGATGACGCGGCGCAGGTCCTGCCGGGTGCCAAGCCCCAGTTTTTCTTCGCCCCGGACCAAATCCGCAAGCGCGCCAAGGAATGGGGACCGGGCGGCGTCGACATGCGGTTTGGCGCCGCATGGTCAGGCTTTGTCCCGAGGCTCGACCAATGGGTGAAAGTGATCGAGCACCGTGGGCCTGCGGCGGTTCAGCGCGCCTATCTCGACACCCTCAACGGCCGCGTGCCGCCGGATCAGGGGCTGATCCTATCTCTCTTGGAATAG
- a CDS encoding flavin-containing monooxygenase, whose protein sequence is MLDRTDDSSVAADTWLAQFEEALAKPDEALLYQLFHPDSYWRDVLALSWNIQTLNGRDAILKALPPLARNMAPSGFAIASGRAAPRKVMRAGTNAIEAIFKFETKVGRGSGIIRLIPDADDGNRLKAWTLLTELGELKGFEEQLGVNRPRGNAYSRDFRGPNWLDLRKVSADYADRDPTVLVIGGGQSGLSIAARLKQLNVDTLIVDREKRIGDNWRKRYHALTLHNQVQVNHLPYLHFPPNWPTYIPKDKLANWFEAYVEAMELNFWTGTEFEGGSYDEKQGRWTVTLRQADGGKRIMHPRHVVLATGVSGIPSVPDIAGLKDFAGKVMHSSQYDDGENWKGKRAIVIGTGNSGHDIAQDLHSSGAEVTLFQRSSTLVVSIEPSAQLVYAPYNEGTLEDNDLIATSMPLKLARRSHALTAEKSRALDQELLDGLERVGFKLDFGEDNTGWQFKYLTRGGGYYFNVGCSDLIVKGDIALKQFAELATFTTAGAKMKDGETVAADLVVLATGYKRQEELVRKLFGETVAARVGTIWGFGEEQELRNMYTRTGQPGLWLIAGGLAQCRIGSKHLALQIKAIEEGLLPR, encoded by the coding sequence ATGCTCGACAGGACGGACGACAGTTCGGTAGCCGCCGACACTTGGCTTGCGCAGTTCGAGGAAGCGCTCGCAAAGCCCGACGAAGCCCTGCTGTATCAGCTGTTTCATCCTGACAGCTATTGGCGTGACGTGCTGGCGCTGAGCTGGAACATCCAGACGCTGAACGGCAGGGATGCGATACTGAAGGCGCTGCCGCCGCTGGCTCGCAACATGGCTCCCAGCGGCTTTGCCATCGCCTCAGGCCGCGCTGCGCCGCGCAAGGTGATGCGCGCGGGCACCAACGCCATTGAGGCGATCTTCAAGTTTGAAACCAAGGTCGGACGCGGCAGCGGCATCATCCGCCTGATCCCGGATGCGGACGACGGCAACCGGCTGAAAGCCTGGACGCTGCTGACCGAGCTCGGCGAGCTCAAGGGGTTTGAGGAACAGCTCGGCGTCAATCGCCCGCGCGGCAACGCCTATTCGCGCGATTTCCGCGGGCCGAACTGGCTCGATCTGCGCAAGGTCTCGGCCGACTATGCCGATCGCGATCCCACCGTGCTCGTGATCGGCGGCGGCCAATCCGGGCTCTCGATCGCCGCGCGCTTGAAGCAGTTGAACGTCGACACGCTGATCGTCGATCGCGAAAAGCGCATCGGCGACAATTGGCGCAAGCGATATCACGCGCTGACGCTGCACAACCAGGTGCAGGTCAACCACCTGCCCTATCTGCACTTCCCGCCGAACTGGCCGACCTACATTCCAAAGGACAAGCTCGCCAACTGGTTCGAAGCCTATGTCGAGGCCATGGAGCTGAATTTCTGGACCGGGACCGAATTCGAGGGTGGCAGCTACGATGAGAAGCAAGGCCGCTGGACAGTGACGCTGCGCCAGGCTGACGGCGGCAAGCGCATCATGCATCCGCGCCATGTCGTGCTGGCGACCGGCGTCAGCGGCATCCCGAGCGTGCCCGATATCGCGGGACTGAAGGATTTCGCCGGCAAGGTGATGCACTCCAGCCAGTATGACGACGGCGAGAACTGGAAGGGCAAGCGCGCCATCGTGATCGGCACCGGCAATAGCGGCCATGATATCGCGCAGGATCTGCATTCCAGCGGCGCCGAGGTGACGCTGTTCCAGCGTTCCTCCACACTGGTCGTCAGCATCGAGCCGTCAGCGCAACTGGTCTACGCGCCGTACAATGAAGGCACGCTGGAGGATAACGACCTGATCGCGACCTCGATGCCGCTGAAGCTCGCGCGCAGGAGCCATGCGCTCACGGCGGAAAAATCCAGGGCGCTCGATCAGGAACTGCTCGACGGCCTTGAGCGCGTCGGCTTCAAGCTCGATTTCGGCGAAGACAATACCGGTTGGCAATTCAAATACCTTACCCGCGGCGGCGGCTATTATTTCAATGTTGGCTGCTCCGATCTGATCGTCAAAGGCGACATCGCGCTGAAGCAGTTCGCCGAACTCGCCACCTTCACGACCGCTGGCGCAAAGATGAAGGACGGCGAGACCGTCGCCGCCGATCTCGTTGTGCTGGCGACCGGCTACAAGCGTCAGGAAGAGCTGGTTCGAAAACTGTTCGGCGAGACGGTGGCCGCTCGCGTCGGCACCATCTGGGGCTTTGGCGAGGAACAGGAACTGCGCAATATGTACACGCGCACGGGCCAACCGGGCCTCTGGCTGATCGCCGGCGGCCTGGCGCAATGCCGCATCGGCTCGAAGCATCTGGCGCTGCAGATCAAGGCGATCGAGGAAGGATTGTTGCCGCGCTGA
- a CDS encoding DUF2380 domain-containing protein, with protein sequence MEKLMKLRIISLALAAAIVSACPVRHGHAQAPTLVLAVAEIYYVDTSGEVIDQSADHRRRLREFEAALRSDLAASGKIANAALECPLNACSVGDIHDGQLLGKAKEAGATHLLIGRFHKMSTLVQQAKFDVIDVKARKVVFARYISFRGDNDAAWQRAESFLARQILDHGEW encoded by the coding sequence ATGGAAAAGCTGATGAAGTTGCGGATCATTAGCCTCGCTTTGGCTGCTGCTATTGTCTCCGCCTGTCCTGTCCGGCACGGCCATGCGCAGGCGCCGACGCTCGTGCTCGCCGTCGCCGAAATCTATTATGTCGACACCTCGGGTGAGGTGATCGACCAAAGCGCCGACCATCGCCGGCGGCTGCGTGAATTCGAAGCCGCGTTGCGCAGCGATCTGGCAGCGAGCGGAAAGATAGCGAATGCAGCGCTTGAATGTCCGCTAAACGCCTGCTCGGTGGGCGACATCCATGACGGTCAACTGCTGGGCAAGGCGAAGGAGGCCGGCGCCACCCATCTATTGATTGGCCGCTTTCACAAGATGAGCACGCTGGTACAGCAGGCGAAATTCGACGTCATCGACGTGAAAGCGCGGAAAGTCGTGTTCGCTCGCTACATCAGCTTCCGCGGCGATAACGACGCGGCCTGGCAGCGGGCGGAATCCTTCCTTGCCCGGCAAATCCTCGATCACGGCGAATGGTGA
- a CDS encoding DUF3280 domain-containing protein, with the protein MRTIALVLAPAIVLAALAAAGAAETAAPPPVKIAVFPFELEDFSAGATYVPPDDIDREQLRLSTEEARRLIAASGRYQLVDVSAVNDEAAKAGKLRECDGCDARIAAGLGADQSMIGIVTRITRTEYAVTYRIRDARSGALVDVKQTDLRMGANVAWSRGARWLIERRLLEQ; encoded by the coding sequence ATGCGCACCATCGCCCTTGTCCTCGCTCCGGCCATCGTGCTTGCAGCGCTCGCGGCGGCGGGGGCCGCCGAGACGGCCGCGCCGCCTCCGGTCAAGATTGCGGTGTTTCCGTTTGAACTGGAGGATTTCAGCGCCGGGGCCACCTACGTTCCGCCTGACGACATCGACCGCGAGCAATTGCGGCTTTCGACGGAGGAAGCGCGTCGGCTGATCGCGGCATCGGGGCGCTACCAACTGGTCGACGTCAGCGCTGTGAACGACGAGGCGGCGAAAGCAGGCAAGTTGCGGGAGTGCGACGGCTGTGACGCCAGGATCGCCGCGGGCCTTGGCGCCGATCAGTCGATGATCGGAATCGTCACCCGCATCACCCGGACGGAATACGCCGTGACCTACAGGATTCGCGATGCCCGGTCTGGGGCGCTCGTGGATGTCAAGCAGACCGATCTGCGCATGGGCGCCAACGTGGCCTGGAGCCGCGGGGCGCGCTGGCTGATCGAGCGCCGCCTGCTGGAGCAGTGA
- a CDS encoding peptidyl-alpha-hydroxyglycine alpha-amidating lyase family protein has translation MPAILGSGEHRYRVVENWAKLPDGWRLTDVASVAVDSKDRIYVFNRGDHPMVMLDREGNFITSWGEGLFNRAHGLHIDADDNLYCTDDGDHTVRKCTTEGKVLLTIGIPNKPAPFMSGEPFHRCTHTALSPKGEIYVSDGYGNARVHKYSPDGKLLKSWGEPGTDPGQFNIVHNIATDSDGWVYVADRENHRVQVFDGNGKYETQWNFLHRPCALCCCGGKQPNFIVGELGPGMAVNRKVPNLGPRLSIVDSKGKRIARLGGENGPGLEAGKFLAPHGIALDSKGDIYIGEVGVTDWKTSFPDTPMPPEVGATRCLQKLEKI, from the coding sequence ATGCCGGCAATTCTCGGCTCGGGCGAGCACCGTTACCGTGTGGTGGAAAACTGGGCGAAGCTGCCGGACGGCTGGCGCCTGACCGACGTCGCCTCCGTCGCCGTCGACAGCAAGGACCGCATCTACGTCTTCAACCGCGGCGACCATCCGATGGTGATGCTGGACCGCGAGGGTAACTTCATCACGAGCTGGGGCGAAGGCCTGTTCAATCGCGCCCACGGCCTGCACATCGATGCCGACGACAATCTCTATTGCACCGACGACGGCGATCACACCGTGCGCAAGTGCACGACCGAGGGCAAGGTGCTGCTGACCATCGGCATCCCGAACAAGCCGGCGCCGTTCATGAGCGGCGAGCCGTTTCACCGCTGCACCCACACCGCGCTATCGCCGAAGGGCGAAATCTACGTCTCCGACGGTTACGGCAATGCCCGCGTCCACAAATATTCGCCTGACGGCAAGCTCCTGAAGAGCTGGGGCGAGCCCGGCACCGATCCCGGCCAGTTCAACATCGTCCACAACATCGCAACCGATTCCGATGGCTGGGTCTATGTCGCCGACCGCGAGAACCACCGCGTGCAGGTGTTCGACGGCAACGGCAAATACGAGACGCAGTGGAATTTTCTGCACCGGCCATGCGCGCTGTGCTGCTGCGGCGGCAAGCAGCCGAATTTCATCGTCGGCGAACTCGGTCCCGGCATGGCGGTCAATCGCAAGGTGCCCAACCTCGGCCCGAGGCTTTCGATCGTCGATTCCAAAGGCAAGCGCATCGCCCGGCTCGGCGGCGAGAACGGCCCGGGGCTGGAGGCCGGCAAATTCCTCGCGCCCCACGGCATCGCACTGGATTCGAAAGGCGATATCTATATCGGCGAAGTCGGCGTCACCGACTGGAAGACCAGCTTTCCGGATACGCCGATGCCGCCGGAAGTTGGCGCGACGCGCTGCCTGCAGAAGCTGGAGAAGATCTAG
- a CDS encoding LysR family transcriptional regulator — translation MEDWNEPQLVLAVHRASSLTGAAKALDIDHSTAFRRLNALETRLGVRLFERHPGGAYQATPAGERMAAAAERMEDEALAIGRDIAGRDHRLSGRLRVTSSETLAYRKLTGHLAAFRQIHPGIVVELVIDNRVLNLSRREADIALRPMRPKEGDLWGRKLADVAWTVYGATSYLDERGGGVSSPEDLARHALIGWEEAAVGIMAADWLNRTMPGDAFVYRTNSLVNQFIAAKAGIGLALLPCYLGDEDGDLARALPEPVADLVGELWIVTHADLKKTARVRAFFDLVGEGLAREHRLFDGRGRSRLSPV, via the coding sequence AAAGCGCTGGATATCGATCACTCGACCGCGTTTCGGCGCCTGAATGCCCTTGAAACGCGGCTCGGCGTTCGCCTGTTCGAGCGCCATCCGGGCGGCGCGTACCAGGCGACGCCGGCGGGTGAGCGGATGGCGGCAGCGGCCGAGCGGATGGAAGACGAGGCGCTCGCCATCGGCCGCGACATTGCCGGTCGCGATCACCGTCTCTCCGGCCGCCTGCGCGTCACCTCCTCGGAGACGCTGGCCTATCGAAAGCTGACCGGCCATCTCGCAGCATTCCGGCAAATCCATCCCGGCATCGTCGTCGAACTCGTGATCGACAACCGCGTTCTCAACCTCTCGCGCCGCGAAGCCGACATCGCGCTTCGCCCGATGCGGCCGAAGGAGGGCGACCTCTGGGGCCGCAAGCTCGCCGATGTCGCATGGACCGTCTACGGCGCGACCAGCTATCTCGATGAAAGGGGCGGGGGCGTGTCATCTCCCGAAGATCTCGCCCGTCACGCCCTGATCGGATGGGAAGAAGCCGCTGTGGGCATCATGGCGGCCGATTGGCTCAATCGAACGATGCCGGGCGACGCCTTCGTCTACCGGACCAACAGCCTCGTCAATCAGTTCATTGCCGCGAAGGCCGGCATCGGTCTGGCACTGCTTCCCTGCTATCTCGGCGACGAGGATGGCGATCTCGCCCGCGCGCTGCCGGAGCCGGTGGCGGATCTGGTCGGCGAATTGTGGATCGTTACCCATGCCGATCTGAAGAAGACGGCGCGCGTGCGTGCCTTCTTCGATCTTGTCGGCGAGGGCCTCGCCCGCGAGCACAGGCTGTTTGACGGGCGAGGCCGTTCCCGCCTTTCACCGGTCTAG